Proteins encoded by one window of Danaus plexippus chromosome Z, MEX_DaPlex, whole genome shotgun sequence:
- the LOC116777792 gene encoding cytochrome P450 4g15-like: MEVTYIVIIIIILPVTLYWFYWRWTHRRMLDLAKSVPGPPALPLVGNALLFMVNPKEQLKIVNQLLNKYGDYVKFWLGPDLNICVKNPADIRFLLTSNKVTQKGPVYEFFKSFVGHGILSGGKHWKAHRKIVMPSYNKKAVNLFSAVFNKEAEDLAKVLSQKDPHQTFNVYFDVVHCTTQSVCQTLMGLTKEESLNVARLREVMLETHNMYQLIHLKMTRWWLHIPIIYYLSGRKRIENKYIKMTEDLSSDILQKRKNALKHEVTDENSMNAVDRLILEGLDEKEIKLEVFTLFTTSQEASAKIVAGVLLFLAHLPEWQEKVYDEILATVGFTAEVTDEHLKNLHYLDMVYKEVLRYLAIGAMIQRSVEKEITINNGKITLPVKTSLVIPIHELHRDSRYWDEPNKVKPERFMPENVKKRDPNAFVPFSLGPMDCLGRVYATKLIKTIVVQVIRQLKLEADGTLEELELDIAISVKFAKGYNIRAKKRNNDATSA; encoded by the exons ATGGAAGTcacatatattgtaataataataataatactaccCGTGACACTTTATTGGTTCTATTGGAGATGGACGCATCGTCGGATGTTGGATCTGGCAAAATCAGTTCCGGGACCCCCAGCTCTGCCTCTTGTAGGAAATGCCCTACTCTTCATGGTCAACCCTAAAG aacaattaaaaattgtaaaccagttattaaataaatacggaGATTATGTGAAGTTTTGGTTGGGCCCAGACTTGAATATTTGCGTCAAAAATCCGGCGGATATAAGG ttCCTGTTGACAAGTAACAAAGTTACTCAAAAAGGTCCGGTGTATGAATTCTTCAAGAGCTTCGTAGGGCATGGTATTTTATCTGGCG gtAAGCATTGGAAGGCACATCGGAAAATTGTTATGCCATCGTACAACAAGAAAGCAGTAAATCTATTCAGTGCAGTGTTCAATAAAGAGGCTGAAGATTTAGCGAAAGTTTTAAGTCAAAAAGACCCGCATCAGACATTCAACGTTTACTTTGACGTTGTTCATTGCACCACCCAGAGCGTGTGTc AAACACTAATGGGACTTACGAAGGAAGAATCCTTAAATGTTGCCCGTTTGAGAGAAGTGATGTTGGAGACACATAA TATGTatcaattaattcatttaaaaatgacaAGATGGTGGTTACACATACCTATTATTTACTATCTGTCCGGAAGAAAacgaatagaaaataaatatattaaaatgactgAAGATCTGTCATCGGATATACTACAGAAAAGAAAAAACGCACTGAAACATGAAGTCACAGATGAAAATAGTATGAATGCAGTTGATAGACTAATTTTAGAAGGTTTagatgaaaaagaaataaaattagaggTTTTCACTCTATTTACAACA aGTCAAGAGGCATCGGCTAAAATAGTCGCTGGTGTACTTCTATTTCTTGCGCATCTTCCCGAATGGcag GAGAAAGTCTACGACGAAATCCTGGCTACGGTTGGCTTTACAGCTGAGGTTACTGATGAACACCTGAAGAACCTTCACTACTTGGATATGGTGTACAAGGAAGTTCTGCGCTATTTGGCCATAGGGGCCATGATACAGAGATCTGTCGAAAAAGAGATAACTATTAACAACG GTAAAATAACCCTTCCGGTCAAAACGTCATTGGTAATACCGATACACGAATTGCATCGCGATTCTCGGTACTGGGACGAACCGAATAAAGTGAAACCGGAGAGATTCATGCCGGAAAATGTTAAGAAACGCGACCCAAATGCCTTCGTACCATTCAGTTTGGGGCCCATGGATTGTCTGG gtAGAGTTTATGCgacaaaattaatcaaaacaatTGTTGTCCAAGTCATCCGACAACTGAAGCTAGAAGCTGACGGAACGTTGGAAGAGCTGGAACTAGACATCGCGATATCGGTGAAGTTTGCAAAAGGATACAACATTAGGGCGAAAAAACGAAACAATGACGCAACAAGCGCGTGA